The Juglans regia cultivar Chandler chromosome 2, Walnut 2.0, whole genome shotgun sequence genome includes a window with the following:
- the LOC108982571 gene encoding uncharacterized protein LOC108982571, with protein MDMESLISQTEALSWNDMNLQPAPETAKANSDKILIGRLVADQPLNKFAIHSSIKASWNFIKNFLIEDLEINKFIFTFRSIQDKLRVLNQVPWNFKGHLLIMKPWPLGATLQEISLNYAIFNVQIHGLPLDHITLENAIEIGKALGSLIKVEVDPLYGLTFRKYIRIKVEITKPLKQGFMMPRVGNHEVWVAFKYEKLSDICYACGRLGHSQIFCGYLSSPPTRLSYGPWLRAEFNNIPENIQSNQQSDSGQQEVTDHFEQFHPPASNADDYSKGKQVISPRKNYEITLGGQSNFTSVQIEKNAEKIPDEVQFLHSPSTHQSPNELAKGTTPTDSQALFNYSDQSQLILSPTSVNVITVQPTTAPCSFNTSLSQISLLSSSTEAD; from the coding sequence ATGGACATGGAATCTCTAATCTCACAAACGGAAGCTCTCTCATGGAATGATATGAATCTTCAACCAGCTCCAGAAACTGCAAAAGCAAATTCAGACAAAATCCTGATAGGAAGGTTAGTAGCTGATCAGCCTTTGAATAAATTTGCAATACACTCTAGTATAAAGGCCTCATGgaacttcataaaaaattttctcattgaGGATTTGGAGATCAACaagtttattttcacatttaGATCCATTCAAGATAAACTTAGAGTGTTAAATCAGGTCCCTTGGAACTTTAAAGGACATTTGCTTATTATGAAACCTTGGCCACTAGGAGCTACTCTTCAAGAAATCAGTTTAAActatgctattttcaatgtgcAAATACATGGATTACCTCTAGATCATATAACTCTTGAAAATGCAATTGAAATTGGGAAAGCTCTCGGTTCTTTGATCAAAGTGGAAGTAGACCCTCTCTATGGATTAACCTTCAGAAAATATATTCGTATTAAAGTGGAGATTACCAAGCCTCTCAAGCAAGGTTTCATGATGCCGAGAGTTGGGAACCATGAAGTATGGGTAGcgtttaaatatgaaaaattatcagACATTTGTTATGCGTGTGGGAGACTTGGACACTCTCAAATCTTTTGTGGATATCTAAGCTCACCTCCAACAAGACTTTCATACGGCCCATGGCTTCGAGCTGAATTCAACAACATCCCAGAAAATATTCAGTCAAACCAACAatcagatagtgggcaacagGAAGTAACAGATCACTTCGAACAATTTCATCCTCCGGCTTCAAATGCAGATGATTACAGTAAAGGAAAGCAAGTTATTTCcccaagaaaaaattatgaaataactTTGGGTGGGCAGAGTAATTTTACCAGTGTTCAAATTGagaaaaatgcagaaaaaataCCGGATGAGGTGCAGTTCCTCCATTCTCCTTCAACTCACCAAAGCCCAAATGAACTTGCGAAGGGAACGACCCCAACAGATTCTCAAGCACTGTTTAACTACAGTGATCAATCACAATTAATTCTCTCGCCTACAAGTGTAAATGTGATTACTGTTCAGCCAACCACTGCACCCTGCAGCTTCAATACAAGTCTCAGTCAAATATCTCTTTTATCCTCAAGTACAGAAGCCGACTGA